GTAACAGCAATCTGGAATATTATCTGTGTTATGTCCTTTACCTCTTTGAGCCATGCCACCTTCTCCATTTTCTCAGGGACAACAATCGTGTCCCCTGGGTCAAGCCCTGTCTTTGAATAATCAGCCACTTCCCAGCGGTAGTCCTTATCGCTCCAGTGAATGCCCCACCCACTTATTTCATCAGGCGGCATTGCCGAGCCGTCTACCTTAAGGATATATATCCTCTTCTTATCCGCATTCTCTGTAGGGCCGCCTGACATTGATATGTAGCGTGAGATTGAGACCTCAGGGTCGTATAGAAATGCAGTCTGATTATAGACAGCGCCAATAACATTGACAGAACCCGGTCTCTCAGGGATAAACAGTGCATCCCCATCCTCAAGCTCGATGTCTAATTTGCTTTCCCTGAATTTCTCAAGACTGGCAAGGTGTATAACCATACGGCCCTTTGCTTTTATAGATCTCAGTTTTGTTATAAACTCCTTTTTTCTTTTGAGATCCTCCTGCTTAATCTTTGCATCCTCAGGTGTAAGTGCCACTGCCACTTCTTCGCCTCCCCTTATAAACATGTCCTTCTCAAGCTTGTCTACATACTCATCAAGCATCTTCTGCTGAAGGGTCATGATTGACTCTCTTGTAAAGAGAGCACCCTTGCGATATGCCTTATCCGTAAAACCGCCAGCACGCTCTATGAGCGAGGACAACTTTTCACCCCTTGTGATGATATATTTTCCAGGGAAATTAACCTCACCATTTATACTAACAAGTCTTTCTTTTCGCCAATCTGGTATCTTCCTGACAAAAATCCTGTCCTCGTCCTGCAGCAGGATGTTCTCCTTCGGGTCTTCTGCCATTGCAAGCCCGACATCAAAATATATCCGGGATACCTCCCTTTTTTCGTTTAACCTGATTATTTCGCCTTTTTGAAGATAGGCGTCTTTCGTGAGTCCACCTGTCAAAAGTATGGCGTCCTTTACCCTGGTGTTTTCAGCTAAGTTAAACCTGCCGCTCTTTCTCACTTCACCCTCTACAGTTACAAGGGGCTTATCCTTAAAGAGCCACTTTGAAAAAACGTATATCGAATCCTGTGGTTTTAGCTCAATGTTATTTGTATCGTCGTCATTAAGTAAAACCTTACCTAAATTAAAAGGTATCAACTGTGTCTCAAGTCCTGGTGGATTTAATCTCTTAACCAGGGCGTATTCAAAGTGTGTTTCTGGTAATAGTTCATCAGAGTCCTTTATCAGGTCCTTAACTTTCATCCCTAATTTATACTCGTATTTCCCCGGACGTTTTAAGTTTCCATAAAGATAAACTGCATTTACATCCTTATCCACAATACTGAAGACCTTTACTAAATCCGCATCCTGAAGCATAAAATCCTTTGCTTTAGTCAAATCTTTATCATTAATATCAACAAACACCTGTCTTTCATTCTTCTGTATCCTCTCGACCTGTATCTGCTGGGTATATGCAGTAGGGACAATCCCGCCTGCAATATCAAAAAAGCTCATCAGGTCGAATCTATCCTTAAGTTCATAGATTGCAGGCCTCTTCACATTTCCTGCAATACCAACAAGTGGTCCTGATGTTGGCACAAATATAACATCTCCTGCCTGTAATACCTTATCCTGAGACTTATCACCTTTAAGGAGAAGGTCATAGAAATCAAGCACAGCAATGGTCTTGTCCTTCCTCTTTAATTGTATGTTTCTTAACGAGCCTATCTCTGTGGGTCCACCTGCTAAAATAAGGGCGTCTGTTATTGTGGATAAAGAGCCGATTGTGTAACTGCCAGGCTTTCTTGCCTCACCAAGCACAAATATCGAAATGCTTTTCAGTGCACCCATCGTGACATTTATATTTGCTCCAACAATCTGTTCTGCCTGCTCCATAAGGTAATTCTTCATGGTACCAAAACGCATACCTGCTACTGTAAGTGGCCCTACCTGCGGTATTGTTATATTGCCATCTCTATCAATTACAAGGTTGTACTGGGCATTGACCCTTCCCCAGAGAAGTATCTTTACTTCATCCCCTGGCCCTACTACATGGTCTGATGGCACAGGAATGTCCTGCCTCTGGGTCAGAACTTTTACTGTTGCCCCTGTAAAAAATTCA
This genomic interval from Nitrospirota bacterium contains the following:
- a CDS encoding SLBB domain-containing protein, translating into MAIRIGIKRFLTVIFMLFFILAGNAFAQSPDAINQGSASQSGIQVIGIGNPVQQSPQSQPVANPQPTQQQIEKLSPEQRKAIESELGKTGGVLTPEAIEQLKSQPEFKGLTPEDILQGKELIEKKKEPERKELPKVIEKTVISTEGRKSLFDRYRVVEKYQNVSTELMPFGYEFFTGATVKVLTQRQDIPVPSDHVVGPGDEVKILLWGRVNAQYNLVIDRDGNITIPQVGPLTVAGMRFGTMKNYLMEQAEQIVGANINVTMGALKSISIFVLGEARKPGSYTIGSLSTITDALILAGGPTEIGSLRNIQLKRKDKTIAVLDFYDLLLKGDKSQDKVLQAGDVIFVPTSGPLVGIAGNVKRPAIYELKDRFDLMSFFDIAGGIVPTAYTQQIQVERIQKNERQVFVDINDKDLTKAKDFMLQDADLVKVFSIVDKDVNAVYLYGNLKRPGKYEYKLGMKVKDLIKDSDELLPETHFEYALVKRLNPPGLETQLIPFNLGKVLLNDDDTNNIELKPQDSIYVFSKWLFKDKPLVTVEGEVRKSGRFNLAENTRVKDAILLTGGLTKDAYLQKGEIIRLNEKREVSRIYFDVGLAMAEDPKENILLQDEDRIFVRKIPDWRKERLVSINGEVNFPGKYIITRGEKLSSLIERAGGFTDKAYRKGALFTRESIMTLQQKMLDEYVDKLEKDMFIRGGEEVAVALTPEDAKIKQEDLKRKKEFITKLRSIKAKGRMVIHLASLEKFRESKLDIELEDGDALFIPERPGSVNVIGAVYNQTAFLYDPEVSISRYISMSGGPTENADKKRIYILKVDGSAMPPDEISGWGIHWSDKDYRWEVADYSKTGLDPGDTIVVPEKMEKVAWLKEVKDITQIIFQIAVTAGVLIVLF